In Vibrio lentus, the genomic stretch AACCATCATTGTTTTAGACAATGTTACCTTAATGCTGTCCGCAGATTCCCTCGTCACCGAACTCTCTTTCACCCTTTCTCAACTGCAAGTTACCAATACTATTTATCCCATGATTGGCGCAACATTTATGATTGCTGGTGGAATGCTTGGCTTGATTATAGGCTGGCGGCGTCAAATTCAGATTGGTATGTCCATCCTTGTGTTAAGTTCACTATGGGCTACGTTTGCTACCACTACGTATGAGTTTACTTATGGTGCTCGTATACTGGCAGGTATTGGGGGAAGTTTATTGATACCTGCGGTTTTTGGCTACTGCACGGCTTTTTACAAAGGAAAACAGCAGGCGATTGCTTTTGGCGTGATTTCTGGAAGTATTGGCTTGACGGGGATGCTATCTCCGATAATTTTAGGAGGGGTCTTAGATACTTACAGCTTTAGAGCGGTTTACGCATTGATCGCTTTGTTCTCACTAATTGCTATTGGTTCTTCATTTATATTAAAGAAAGGGACAAGAGACAGAAACCTCAAATTTGATGCAAAAGGAATGGTCATCGCCTCGCTTGCTCTGCTTTCTACCATCATTGCATTGCTGAATATTGAAAGGTTTGGGTTTATTGAAGCAAAAGGAGATATAAATATCTTCGGCTATTCCCCAGTTCCATTTCTTTTCCTGTTAGGGCTCATAGCCTTTAAGTGGTTTTTCCATTGGGAATCTACACTAGATATGCGAGGTGAACGGACGCTTTTTCCTGCCAGCTTACGTAGCAATAAAAGAGTCTGGTTTGGGATGTTCTTCTGTGCAATGACCTATGCTTTGTATCCAACAATGGCTTTTATAACTGTCACTTACCTGCAATTCAGTAACGAGTTTTCAGCCCTTCAATCTGGAACTATTGTCGGACTTAATGCGTTTGGCATGGTCACAGGGTCAATCCTTACTCCAATTCTGTTATACGGACGATCAACGAAACTTATTATGACGTGTGCCAATATGTTATGCATCATTGGAGTTGTGATGATGCTAATGGCATACCAAGTTGGAGGCGTCAGCTACTTTATCTACTATGCTAACGTCATCTTTGGCTTAGGGTGCGGCATATTTGCAGCTCATAGCCCATTAATTATCACCACATCGGTGGCTCAATCTGATGCAGAGCAATCAAGTGGTATTCAAGCTACATCACGTAACTTTGGCAAAGCAATGGGCCTCGCTGTTATGGGTACGATTCTAACGTTTGCTCATTCTTCTTCATTTAAAATGAATACCCTTGAAGATGCTTCACTGTCTGTAGTAACACAACAAATGATTGTTGAAGAGCAAAGCATTCCATTCACCCATCAACAAACGGTACTCAATGTCTTGGAAGAGCGTCAAATCGATGAAGATGAACAGAAAATCATTGCATCCATCGCTATATTTGGTCGCTTAGATGCGATGCGTTCAACTTTAGGTGCATTTGTCTTTTTGATTTTGCTTAGTCAAGGAATGGCTTTGATGGTTCCGGGAAAGAGCCCAGAAACCGTTGAACCCTCCGAATAAATAACAGTTGTTCCAGTCATAGGTTGAAACTCATAACGTCAAGCGCCTGATATACTCCATCAGGCGCTTTTTATTTCAAGATCACTGATGATCTCTTTAGATTAACCATAGCCAAACTACTTCTTAAGATTCCGAGAAGCCGACGATGAAAAGTTCAACGCTACAAATTACCACATGACAATAGGATTAATCAGAACAAAAGAATCACCTTCCTAGCTGTGGAAAAGTAGAATATCGGGAGCCCAAAGGCCTCTGTATAGATTCAAATCTCTAATTAATACCTGACTTATTCCTCACACTGATCTATTTCCCTCTTTTCGAAGTACAAGTTATTAATAATTCGATATAAATCGCTCTAATGTTTTAAATTATTGTCTACAGTTTCATAGAACTTATCGCTTCGGTAATTGCCACAAGTAACGACACCTTTTGATGGTTAGTTTTGGTTGTAAGGAAAGGAAATGGAAAACCCTATTGTCACACTCACACATGCCAGCAAAAGCTTTGTTGATGGCAAAGATACCCATCACGTGCTGGAAAATGTCGACTTCGCTTTGGCTACAGGGGCAAGCGTGGCTTTGACAGGGGCGAGTGGCAGTGGAAAGAGTACTCTGCTGAATATCATTGCGGGGTTTGAACCTCTATCCGGTGGCGAACTATCTGGTGGAGAGTTGTGGCTCGATGGCGAGAACACATCAAATTGGAAAGATCCACAATGGAGCCGATTCCGCCATCAAAAATTAGGCGTTATCTTTCAACAGTTCAACTTGCTAACGCCACTCAACGTAAAACAGAACATCGCCTTCCCTCTCCATTTAAATCAACAAAAATGGGACGAGTGGTGTGATTACTTAGTGGAAGCGTTAGGCATCAGTGAATTGCTCGATAGGCATGTATCAGCGCTCTCTGGCGGGCAACAACAACGAGTGGCAATCGCACGTGCGCTAGCCCATAAACCTAAGCTACTGCTTGCCGATGAACCCACAGGCAACCTCGACCACAAAGCAGGTATAGAGGTTATGAAGCTGCTGAGTGAAATCACTACACAAGGTAACACTGCCGTGCTGTTGGTTACGCACAGCCCAGAATGCGCCAGCTTTATGCAGACAAAATTGGTGTTAGATGATGGTTGTTTAAAGAACGTAGATCTAAAACTGAATCAACACCAATCTTGTGAGCAATCCAATGAAGCAAGTTAAGTTCGCTCAAACTTGGCTTCCACACACCAAGCTCACCCTGAACCTATTCACGGCGCACTATCGCCAATCGCCCTTGCAAGCCGCAGCGATTCTGATCGGCATTGTGCTAGCGGTCACCTTGTTTGTCGCAGTGCAAGCCATCAACCTCAATGCCAAGCGCAGTTATGCAGAATCGACCGAGCAACTTAGCGCTCAAGCGCAGAACCTTATCATTCCACCAGCAGGGCAAAACTATTTGCCGGAATCGCTCTATTTTAAGCTAAGAAAAAATGGATTAAGCGCAGCGCTGCCCGTGATTGAAGGGCGAGTGAGAGACGAACAAGGTCGTCGTTGGTCGGTACAAGGCAGTGAGTTGATCGCAGCTCTCACCTCAAGATCTCGCTATTCTAGCGACAAGCTAGCCGAAAACGATAGAACGCCAGAAGACAGTCAAAACATATCCCTGTTCGACAATGCCTTACCTTTGCCGCAACTCTTGGCGGGTGAACCCATAGTGATGATGAGCGAATCGCAACATCAAAGTTTAGGCGAAGTAGATACACTTACTCTCGATGAAATAGTCACCCAAGTTGTGGTACTGCCTGATGAATGGCAACTGGGTAGCCGAATGTTGATGGACATTGGATTCGCTCAGCAGCTGCTTAACAAGCAAGGACAACTGAGCTATATCGCTATTTTTGACACTAAGAGCGACACTAACAGCAATACTCAGGATAAGTGGCAAAACCTTATCGGCAAACAGGGGCAATGGATTTCCAACAACCAAAGTACGGATCTCGGTGCAATTACCGATAGCTTTCACCTCAATCTCACCGCCATGAGTTTGTTGGCGTTTTTGGTTGGCCTGTTCATCGCTTACAACGGTGTGAAGTACAGTTTGCTCAAGCGAAATCGGCTGTTAGTACAAATTCAGCAAGCTGGGGTTGCGCCGATCATCGTGTTTTCAGCTCTGCTAATAGAGCTCACGGTTTTAGTCACACTAGGCGCATCACTTGGTTTCATTCTCGGCATTCAACTCAGCCACTGGCTACATCCAACCGTCGCGATAACGCTTGAGCAACTTTATGGTACAACACTGCTTCCCGGCACATGGCAGTGGCAATGGCTAGTGCAGGCTTTATTACTCACGCTAGCGGCTACGTTAGTCGCATGTTGGCAACACTTTAAGCAGCGTATTCGACAACCGCTCTCTTCTCATGGTGGTTTTTACCAAGCGCCAGAGGCTTCAAACGAAAACCAGTTGTTTACTATCGGGTTAGTTCTGACGGTTATCGCGTTAGCAGGGTTATGGCTCAGCGAACATCATCGCTTCACTATGGCTTGGCTTGGAGTGTTAGTGGTGTCGATTCCTTTATATCTACCCAAAACGCTCAGCGTGTTAGCAAGTTGGAGCGAACAGCGCACCAAGTCAGGGTTAATACAATATCTTTTTGCAGAACTGAGAGAGCTAATATCTCCCCTATCCCTTGCCATGATGGCGCTGCTTCTAGCGGTTACCGCTAACATGGGAATGAATACCTTAGTCGGCAGCTTTGAATCCACCTTGAAACAATGGCTTGAACAACGCTTACATGCCGATATTTACGTTAGCCCTGCCCAAGGTGAAATCGCCAATGTAGAGCGCGCGTTAGAACAGTTTGATAATGTTGAAACCGTCTACAAGCAATACTACGTCGATGATAACTTGCAGGGTTTACCGACTTTGCTCGGCACCAAAGACAAAGACACACTTGAGCAAACCATGGTGTTCCAATCTCACGTTGATGACTTCTGGTCACGCTTTTACCAAGGTGAATTGGTGGCGATCAGCGAACCCACTGCGGTGAAGCTCGGCTTGTCCCTTGGAAGCCAACTCAAGCTCGACGCGATCCAAGACAAAACACTCATCGTCGGGGCTATTTTCCACGATTACGGCTCACCGAATGGTGAAGTGTTACTTGCGCCTAGTCTATGGCTCGAAAGCGGATTTACTGACTTACCCTCCAGCTTGGGAATCAAAGTATCTGGCGACCCACAAGTGGTGTACGAACAACTGCGCCAGCAACTGAACCTGCACCCAAGTCAGCTTTACGATCAAGCGCAGATCAAATCGATCGCTTTAGATATCTTCTCACAAACTTTTGCCATCACTCGAGCGCTTAATGGCGTTACTTTAATGGTCGCGGTAATAGGGTTGTTCTGCGCCTGTTTCATGTTGCTCGATGCACGTAAAGCCGCTATTGCAAGGTTGTATGCGCTCGGTGTTAGTCAGCGAAAATTGATGGCGATGGTGGTCGGGCAAATCGTTGTTCTGGTCGCCTTCACTCTGGTTATCGCCTTACCGCTCGGCGCTATGGTCGGTTATGTGTTGACGGATATCGTCACCCTACGCGCCTTTGGTTGGAGTTTAAATTATGTATGGAATTGGAGTGATGCACTCAGCATCGCAGCCATCACCATTCTAGTGGCGGTGATTGCGACCTTAATTCCACTGTGGCGTTTGGTCAGTAAACCCGTGGTATCCAGTTTACAGAGTGAGGTGTTGTGATGACTCAACCAACAAGAGCTTTCGTTCTCACACTTGGCATCTTGCTCCTTTTAGGGTGCGATGAATCCACACAACAAACCGCTCAAAATATGGGTTCGATACTCGGTACTGAAACACAAACCGAGAATGAAACGGTAGTCGATCAAACGCAATTTTCTCCGGTAGTAAAAGGTATCGACATCACTTTCCCTGCCGACCATCAAGCACACCCTGATTTTCGTCATGAGTGGTGGTATTTAACCGCAAACTTAATTGATGAAGACGGCAATGCGTTAGGCGTGCAGTGGACACAATTCCGCTTCGCGGCTGCACCACAGGACAGTGGCAATGGTACTAAGAAAACCACGTGGCAAAGCCAGCAGATTTACATGGCGCACAGTGCTGTCACCACTAAAGACAAACACTACGCTGATGAGAAGTGGTCACGCGACCAAGCAGAACTGGCAGGTGTAAGCGCTTCCCCATTTCGTGTCTATCTTGATGACTGGCAATGGAACTCTTCAAGCGATGATCTATTCCCCGCAACCTTGAACGCTAATTCCGATCAGTTTGGCTACTCGCTTAAGTTAACCAGCAACGCGCCTTATCAAAAGCAAGGCGAGCTAGGCTACAGCACCAAAAGTGGCGATGGCAAAGTGGCTTCCTATTACTACAGCCAACCATTCATCGATGTATCAGGCGAAGTAACTATTGATGGCATCACACATCAGGTGTCTGGTAAAGGTTGGATAGACAGAGAATGGAGCTCGCAGTTTTTACTCGACTCGCAACAAGGCTGGGATTGGTTTGCGCTAAGGCTGAGTGATGAAACCAGTTTGGTGGTATTTCAGCTTCGCAACTCAACATCAGGCAAAGCCAGTTATGCTCACGCAAGGTTAATGAAGCAGGATGGCTCTGGCGTTGCGATTTCACAGCAAGACATCAGCTTAACTGCTATTAGGCAAACTGAAATCGATGGACGTGACTATCCAACAGAGTGGCAAGTTTCGATTCCAACTCAAAAAATAGAACTGACTGTCTCAGCACTCAATCCAAATGCTAAAATGCCGCTGTCGGTACCCTATTGGGAGGGGCCAGTCGTTATTGAAGGAACACACTTTGGTACGGGCTATATGGAGTTAACGGGATATTAAGCATACCGGCACGAACACCTTCTTAATACGGCACTATGCGCCTATTCAAGTTTTACCATTTACTCCTATGTTAGAATTCCATTTTTACGTTGAAGTAGCTTATGGACCACAATCACTTCCAAGGTAAATACGAAGTTGAGCTAAAGTATCGGATTGACTCGAGATCGGACTTCCTCGAAGTCTTACGGTTAATTCCTCACGAAGTTATGCTCGAAGATAATGTTGAATGTGACTGGTATTTTGATTTATCAGATAAAGCCTTGCATGCCGAGAACAAAAGCGTGTGTATTCGAACGATGGAACCTTCAGGTATCAAGCTGTGGATAGTCAAAGGACCCGAATCAGACCGATGTGAAGCGACAAATATTACTGACGCCTCGAAAGCTCGGAGCATGTTGGAAACTATGGGATTTGAAGTGGTACTAAAAGCGGAGAAAACGCGGAGTATCTACTTTGTTGGAGATTTTCATATTACCGTTGATTCCTTGCCGGGTATCGGTGATTTTGCCGAATTCGCAATAATGACTGATGATGAATCTACGTTATCAGCCTACAAAGTTGAGTTGGAAGTTTTGGCTAATAAATTTGGCTTAACATCCACAGCCTTGCAAACGAAATCGTACAAGCAAATGTTCGTCGAAAAAGGTGCATAACAAGAAGCTATAGCATCGATAGCTAATTTTTCAGCTTCATACCGCAGACAATGTACATAAATAGCCTTAAAAACCAAGACCGATTCACATCAAAAAAGCCATCACGAAGATGGCTTTTTAATACGAATTACAGAGGCATACCTACTGCTTAGCGTTGTTCAGACGACAAAGCGACCAATCAACCGTTACATCGGCTGCCATAAATATCATTTACCCAGCTTGGGTTATCAACGAATGGGTTACGGTTACCTTGCCACTGCACGGCTTTTTCATGGCGGTTACGCTCCCAATTGTCTACTGGATCGGCGTTATGCCATTGAAGTAATGTGCATAGCTTTCCAACCTTAGGCTTGCCTGACGTACTCGAAACATCATCAACCAGATACAAATCAGGCATGTTTGCGTTGTTACCTTCATAACGTACGGCCATGTAGAAAATCGAACGAGCAGTATCACCCTTTACAGCATCTCTAGGTTCAAAGCTGTCATAATCGGTTTTGTTCAACGGCGACTTTCTCAATGGCGAACCACCAAAGTCAAAGTCTTTGTTTGAGCGGATAGAGTTAATCTCTGCGTCGGTGGGTTGCAGGTGATGAATGTCTGTATAGCCCCACTGATCTTTACGCTTAAAACCAAAAGATTTAGGCCAAAGGTGCTCACGGTTCCATGCATTTTTGTCGTTATTTCCCGACGACGTAAAATCTTTAGATTGTGAACGGCCGCTGTAATACAGAATCACGTTATTCGAGTTATTCGGGTCTTCGTTGGTATCTTTTAATGCCGACCATACCTGGGTATACGATAATTGCTTTTGCCCACGAGCAGCAATGACACCGAGCATGTCTTTTAACGCATTTCCGTTGAGTCCTTCAGCTTCAAGGTAGTAGCCGTCAGGGTATGTAATATCTGCAAGCGCAACTGGACTAAGAGCGGTAGAAATTAGGAAAAGGCTTAGATTTAAACGCATTTTCATTGTTTTAGTATCCTTATTATTGTTTTAATCACTCATCATTGATGAGTGTCCTAAGGCTCTACAAAACACAATTTATATGCAATCGTTTTATTTATAAAAAGGGAGGTCTAACGCCTTATTCTTGAAGGGATCAATATCCAGCTCTTAATAGGTAATAACTCGCAATGGATTCTAGGTACTTTAGTTTGGCAAGACTTAACGTTTTGCCGTGACAGACACCCGTTTCTAATCCGATGCCTCTCCATATACTAATTACAACAAACGATTCTTATATTGCTCTGGCGTTTGGCCTGAATATTTCTTGAACATACTAATGAAGGGGCTGGCTTGGTTGTAACCTAATGTGAGTGCCACTTCTTTCACCGACTGCCCATTTCTTAATAGGTCCATTGAGTACAAGTAGCGAACTCGTAGTCGCCATTCCGTGAAGCTCATACCTAACTCACTTTGGCAATGACGCGACAAAGTACGCTCGGTTGCGTGCACTTTCTCTGCCCAATCCTTTAGCGAGATATCGTCGGTTGGGTTCTCTTCTATCGCCGCAAGAATTGGGGCAAGATACTTGTTATCAGTTGAAGGTAAGAAGTGATGCTCGACTTGACGCTCTGCAAGTTGATCGAGTAACACCCGAACAAGCCTTTGATCTTGTTCGCTTTGTGCAACGTTAATATCGCGTTGGCGAAAGTCATCAATAATCGAAGACACGATTGGGGTGATCTTAATGAGGCTGGTTTTTTCAGGCAGATGCTGAGTTAACTCATGAGCAATGTTCAGTGAGCAATAATCCAATGGCTTACGGTTGTAGCTGCAGTGCATGACCCCAGCTGGCACCCAAATAGCGAGATGTGGCGGCGCGAGAAAGCGTATACCTTCTGCTTCCATTTCAAGAATCCCACCGCTGATCAACTGAACCTGCCCCCAAGGGTGGCTGTGTATACGAGTTTCGGTGTTCGATAAGAAAGCTTCGAAATTCATAAATACGTTGGATGGTGCCTTATCAATTGATAAGGACGGGTGAAGGTTTCTTGAGTGTTTTTTCAAACTTGTCTTCCTATCGCGTCTGATGTCTTTTTAAAGATATCTGTAAGTATAACGACCTGTCAAACTAGCCGCATCAAGTCATTTGCGACGGAATTCACATGTATTATCTATTACCATTTTTCACAGTCTGTATCTGGGGTGCAAATGCGATCGTCAACAAGCTAGCAGCGAGCACGATAGAACCAAGTGCGATGAGTTTTTACCGTTGGTTTATTGCGATGTTAATTTTGACGCCTTTCTGCATTCGGTCTGTGATTAAACAGTGGCCAATCATTAAGCCGAACTTGTCCAAATTAGCTTTCCTTGGTTTTTTGGGCATGGTGCTAAACCAATCATTGGGTTACTACGCAGGTTTAACCACCTCCGCTTCTAACATGGCATTGATTACTTCTTTGGTTCCACTCATCAGTGTGTTCCTCAGTGTGCCTTTGTTAAACAAGTCTATTTCTAGCCTGAGTATTGTGGGCGGTGTATTGTCTCTGGCTGGGTTGGCGTTAATGCTCGGTAAAGGCGACCCTCTGTTCTTCATCCATCAAAACCTCACCCAAGGCGATGGTTATATGTTAATCGCGGCCTGTGTTTACGCTTCTTACTGCGTGTTACTCAAACGCTGGAAAATGCCAATTAGTAGTTGGGTCGTGATTTATATTCAAGGGTTATTTGCTGTCGCGATGTTGACTCCTCTTTGGTTAACTAGCGAGCAACTACTGCCATCACAGCAAGCTCTTCCTTTGATCGCTTATGCCGCGGTTGCTGCTTCTATTTTGGCGCCTTGGATGTGGGTGAAAGCGATTGACACCATTGGTGCAGATTCAAGTGCGATGTTTATGAACTTGATGCCCGTTATCGCGATTGTATTAGCCTCCACTTGGCTAGGCGAAGAGATTAATCAGTTCCATATCATTGGTGGTGTGATGGTTATTTCGGGTGTCATTCTTGCTCAAATCAAAAGAAAACCAAGGCTTGAGGCTGCTCTACCTCAGCAAAGCTAGCTTTTCTTAGATTAGACGAACGAAAATTCGCGAATCACCCTCTCCTTACAATGCCTGCTCCCTCAGCAGGCATTGTTGTTTTCCTGTTTTGTTCAATTGTTCTGTTCACACCGTTTTCAAATTCCTTTAATGCGCACTTACTGTTGTTGCAACCTTGAGCTGACTCATGTTTAATGCATTGAGTACTGTTTAAGTTGTAAAAGGAATTACAATGACTCAACCAAGGATCCCAGTGATCATATCGTCACTGCTTGCTCTATCCTCAGCCTCAAGCTTTGCTGCCACAGTTCCTACTGATACACCATTAGCTAAAGAACAACATTTTGTACGTGGCAATGGTGCAGAGCCCAATACTCTCGATCCAAACTTTGTTAATTCTGGTATGCCCGGTGACATTATCGTCAATGATATGTTTGAAGGCTTTGTGATCGAGAACAGCGATGGGCAGATCATCCCAGGACAAGCTAAAGAATGGTCGTTCAGCAAAGACGGCAAAACCGTCACGTTTATGTTGAAAG encodes the following:
- a CDS encoding MFS transporter, which produces MNADIVRPSLTESRKNWFGLITLILAQTIIVLDNVTLMLSADSLVTELSFTLSQLQVTNTIYPMIGATFMIAGGMLGLIIGWRRQIQIGMSILVLSSLWATFATTTYEFTYGARILAGIGGSLLIPAVFGYCTAFYKGKQQAIAFGVISGSIGLTGMLSPIILGGVLDTYSFRAVYALIALFSLIAIGSSFILKKGTRDRNLKFDAKGMVIASLALLSTIIALLNIERFGFIEAKGDINIFGYSPVPFLFLLGLIAFKWFFHWESTLDMRGERTLFPASLRSNKRVWFGMFFCAMTYALYPTMAFITVTYLQFSNEFSALQSGTIVGLNAFGMVTGSILTPILLYGRSTKLIMTCANMLCIIGVVMMLMAYQVGGVSYFIYYANVIFGLGCGIFAAHSPLIITTSVAQSDAEQSSGIQATSRNFGKAMGLAVMGTILTFAHSSSFKMNTLEDASLSVVTQQMIVEEQSIPFTHQQTVLNVLEERQIDEDEQKIIASIAIFGRLDAMRSTLGAFVFLILLSQGMALMVPGKSPETVEPSE
- a CDS encoding AraC family transcriptional regulator produces the protein MKKHSRNLHPSLSIDKAPSNVFMNFEAFLSNTETRIHSHPWGQVQLISGGILEMEAEGIRFLAPPHLAIWVPAGVMHCSYNRKPLDYCSLNIAHELTQHLPEKTSLIKITPIVSSIIDDFRQRDINVAQSEQDQRLVRVLLDQLAERQVEHHFLPSTDNKYLAPILAAIEENPTDDISLKDWAEKVHATERTLSRHCQSELGMSFTEWRLRVRYLYSMDLLRNGQSVKEVALTLGYNQASPFISMFKKYSGQTPEQYKNRLL
- a CDS encoding ABC transporter permease, coding for MKQVKFAQTWLPHTKLTLNLFTAHYRQSPLQAAAILIGIVLAVTLFVAVQAINLNAKRSYAESTEQLSAQAQNLIIPPAGQNYLPESLYFKLRKNGLSAALPVIEGRVRDEQGRRWSVQGSELIAALTSRSRYSSDKLAENDRTPEDSQNISLFDNALPLPQLLAGEPIVMMSESQHQSLGEVDTLTLDEIVTQVVVLPDEWQLGSRMLMDIGFAQQLLNKQGQLSYIAIFDTKSDTNSNTQDKWQNLIGKQGQWISNNQSTDLGAITDSFHLNLTAMSLLAFLVGLFIAYNGVKYSLLKRNRLLVQIQQAGVAPIIVFSALLIELTVLVTLGASLGFILGIQLSHWLHPTVAITLEQLYGTTLLPGTWQWQWLVQALLLTLAATLVACWQHFKQRIRQPLSSHGGFYQAPEASNENQLFTIGLVLTVIALAGLWLSEHHRFTMAWLGVLVVSIPLYLPKTLSVLASWSEQRTKSGLIQYLFAELRELISPLSLAMMALLLAVTANMGMNTLVGSFESTLKQWLEQRLHADIYVSPAQGEIANVERALEQFDNVETVYKQYYVDDNLQGLPTLLGTKDKDTLEQTMVFQSHVDDFWSRFYQGELVAISEPTAVKLGLSLGSQLKLDAIQDKTLIVGAIFHDYGSPNGEVLLAPSLWLESGFTDLPSSLGIKVSGDPQVVYEQLRQQLNLHPSQLYDQAQIKSIALDIFSQTFAITRALNGVTLMVAVIGLFCACFMLLDARKAAIARLYALGVSQRKLMAMVVGQIVVLVAFTLVIALPLGAMVGYVLTDIVTLRAFGWSLNYVWNWSDALSIAAITILVAVIATLIPLWRLVSKPVVSSLQSEVL
- a CDS encoding DMT family transporter is translated as MYYLLPFFTVCIWGANAIVNKLAASTIEPSAMSFYRWFIAMLILTPFCIRSVIKQWPIIKPNLSKLAFLGFLGMVLNQSLGYYAGLTTSASNMALITSLVPLISVFLSVPLLNKSISSLSIVGGVLSLAGLALMLGKGDPLFFIHQNLTQGDGYMLIAACVYASYCVLLKRWKMPISSWVVIYIQGLFAVAMLTPLWLTSEQLLPSQQALPLIAYAAVAASILAPWMWVKAIDTIGADSSAMFMNLMPVIAIVLASTWLGEEINQFHIIGGVMVISGVILAQIKRKPRLEAALPQQS
- the cyaB gene encoding class IV adenylate cyclase, producing the protein MDHNHFQGKYEVELKYRIDSRSDFLEVLRLIPHEVMLEDNVECDWYFDLSDKALHAENKSVCIRTMEPSGIKLWIVKGPESDRCEATNITDASKARSMLETMGFEVVLKAEKTRSIYFVGDFHITVDSLPGIGDFAEFAIMTDDESTLSAYKVELEVLANKFGLTSTALQTKSYKQMFVEKGA
- a CDS encoding lipocalin-like domain-containing protein encodes the protein MTQPTRAFVLTLGILLLLGCDESTQQTAQNMGSILGTETQTENETVVDQTQFSPVVKGIDITFPADHQAHPDFRHEWWYLTANLIDEDGNALGVQWTQFRFAAAPQDSGNGTKKTTWQSQQIYMAHSAVTTKDKHYADEKWSRDQAELAGVSASPFRVYLDDWQWNSSSDDLFPATLNANSDQFGYSLKLTSNAPYQKQGELGYSTKSGDGKVASYYYSQPFIDVSGEVTIDGITHQVSGKGWIDREWSSQFLLDSQQGWDWFALRLSDETSLVVFQLRNSTSGKASYAHARLMKQDGSGVAISQQDISLTAIRQTEIDGRDYPTEWQVSIPTQKIELTVSALNPNAKMPLSVPYWEGPVVIEGTHFGTGYMELTGY
- a CDS encoding ABC transporter ATP-binding protein; protein product: MENPIVTLTHASKSFVDGKDTHHVLENVDFALATGASVALTGASGSGKSTLLNIIAGFEPLSGGELSGGELWLDGENTSNWKDPQWSRFRHQKLGVIFQQFNLLTPLNVKQNIAFPLHLNQQKWDEWCDYLVEALGISELLDRHVSALSGGQQQRVAIARALAHKPKLLLADEPTGNLDHKAGIEVMKLLSEITTQGNTAVLLVTHSPECASFMQTKLVLDDGCLKNVDLKLNQHQSCEQSNEAS
- a CDS encoding endonuclease I family protein, with translation MKMRLNLSLFLISTALSPVALADITYPDGYYLEAEGLNGNALKDMLGVIAARGQKQLSYTQVWSALKDTNEDPNNSNNVILYYSGRSQSKDFTSSGNNDKNAWNREHLWPKSFGFKRKDQWGYTDIHHLQPTDAEINSIRSNKDFDFGGSPLRKSPLNKTDYDSFEPRDAVKGDTARSIFYMAVRYEGNNANMPDLYLVDDVSSTSGKPKVGKLCTLLQWHNADPVDNWERNRHEKAVQWQGNRNPFVDNPSWVNDIYGSRCNG